The following is a genomic window from Bacillota bacterium.
CTCCGACCACTCACACTCAATGGATGAAGGTGCTAATCGCCGCCTTTTCCCTTGTCGCCCCTTTTCGGAGCTGGCGGCCGTCCAGAACAGGCGTGGAGGTGACGTGATTGCCTCATGAACCCGGTGTCATCCAGATGATCGATACTCACGCCCATCTCGAACACGAGCGGTTCCGCGATGACCTCGACGCTGTGATAGCGAGGTCGAAAGCCGCGGGCGTATGGCCTGTCGTGGAGGTTGGCTCCGACCTCCCCACCTCCCGGACCGCGCTGGAGCTCGTGCGGCGATACCCTGGCCTTCTCGCGGCCGTCGGCGTCCACCCCCACGAGGCTAAAGATGCCTCGGACGCGGCGCTCGACGAGCTGCGGACCTTAGCGCGCGAGCCAGGGGTGGTCGCCATCGGCGAGATCGGCCTGGACTACCACTACGACTTCTCCCCCCGCGACCAACAGCGACGGGCCTTCGCGGCCCAGATATCAATTGCCAAGGAGGTCGGCCTTCCGATCGTAGTCCACGACCGCGAGGCCCACGCGGACGCCCTTGCCATCCTCAAGTCCGAGCGAGCCGAGGAGGCTTGTGGAGTCATGCACTGCTTTTCCGGCGACTGGAAGCTGGCCCGCGCCGTCCTCGATATGGGCTTCTACATCTCAGTGGGCGGCACCCTCACTTTCCCCAATGCCACGGCCCTGCGCGACCTAGTCGCCCGTCTCCCTC
Proteins encoded in this region:
- a CDS encoding TatD family hydrolase, producing MIDTHAHLEHERFRDDLDAVIARSKAAGVWPVVEVGSDLPTSRTALELVRRYPGLLAAVGVHPHEAKDASDAALDELRTLAREPGVVAIGEIGLDYHYDFSPRDQQRRAFAAQISIAKEVGLPIVVHDREAHADALAILKSERAEEACGVMHCFSGDWKLARAVLDMGFYISVGGTLTFPNATALRDLVARLPLDRILLETDCPYLAPVPHRGKRNEPAYVVLVARELARLKRLDVGEVAAATSRNAEALFGTGRPQMPLSR